DNA from Nitrospira sp.:
ATCCGCTCGAGCTCGGATGAGATCTTCATGCCCGTCGTGACGAAACGAAGGTCGCGGGCCGTAGGTTGCTGGAGGGCCAGCAATTGGATGCAGAGGTCGTCGATCTCCACGTCGAGCGCATTGACGTCATGGTCCTGTTCGATGACGGTCGCGGCCAGGTCGGAGTCCCGATCCACCAGGGCCTGCAGGGCCTGCTGAATCTGTGACTCCACAAGTCCGCCCATCCGGAGCAACTGTCGCTTGAGATGCGCCAGGTCTTGGTCGAAATGTCGTTGCATCGTCCGGCTCCTTCACCGGTTTATCCAAATCGGCCGGTGATATAATCTTCCGTCCGCTTGTCCCGCGGTGTGGTGAAGATGGTTTTAGTATCCCCGAATTCCACCAGCTCTCCCATCAGAAAAAATCCGCATAGGTCGGACACCCGCGCAGCCTGCTGCATATTGTGCGTGACGATGACCACGGTGTAGGTGTTCTTCAATGTAAAAATCAATTCCTCGATCTTGCCGGTCGCGATCGGGTCGAGTGCGGAGCAGGGTTCGTCCATGAGGATGACCTCCGGCTGCACGGCCAATGCGCGCGCGATGCACAGTCGTTGTTGTTGACCTCCGGACAGGCCCAGGGCGCTTTGCGCGAGCCGGTCCTTGACCTCGTCCCAGAGTCCCGCCCCCTGCAAACTATGGTGAACCAGCTCATCCAGCGTCCGCTTGTCCTTGGTGCCGTGTAAACGCGGACCATAGGCCACGTTGTCGTAGATCGATTTGGGAAAGGGGTTCGATTTCTGAAAGACCATGCCCACGCGCTTCCTGAGGTCGGTCACATCGATGTCGGGGTCGTAAATATCGGCGCCGTCGAGTTCCACCCGCCCCACGGCGCGCGCACCTTCCACCAGGTCGTTCATGCGATTCAAGCAACGCAGCAGCGTGGACTTTCCACAGCCGGAAGGGCCGATGAACGAGGTGACCGAATTGGTCCGCACCGTGAGCGCCACGTGGAACAGGGCTTGCCGTTGACCGTAATAAAAATCCAGGTTCCGGACCAGGATCTTGGCATCCACGAGGGAGGCCATCGCCTGCTGACCACGGGCGAGACGCGCCTGCGGAGCGGTCGGACGGATCGTGACGAGCGGCGCCGCCGTCAGGTTGGTGGACTGCACTTCCATAGACGCTCCTCTCTGTGATCACACAGCAGACGCGGCGAAACGTTTACGCAACCGGTTGCGCAGCATCACCGCCGCCCAATTCAACAAGACGACCACCAGGATCAAGATCAGCGTAGTCATGTACACCATCGGCTTCGCCGCCTCGACGTTCGGCGACTGGAATCCCACGTCATAGATGTGAAACCCCAAATGCATGAACTTCCGATCGAGATGCAGGAAGGGGAGGTACTCGTCCAACGGTAGGGCGGGCGCCAACTTCACCACCCCGGTGAGCATCAAGGGCGCCACTTCGCCGGCGGCCCTGGCCATGGCCAGGATCAGGCCGGTCAGAATGCCGGGAAGCGCGCAGGGGAGAATCACATGTCGAATCGTTTCGAACTTGGTGGCGCCCAACCCGACCGACCCTTCCCGGAAATCTCGCGGGACGGCGGAAAGCCCCTCCTCAGTCGCGACGATCACCACCGGAACGGTCAGCAGGGCCAGGGTCAGCGACGCCCACAGGATGCCGCCGGTGCCGAAGGTCGGATTCGGCAAGGCTTCGGGAAACAGCCATTGGTCGATGGTTCCACCCAGCGCATAGACGAAAAACGCCAGGCCGAACACGCCGAACACGATGGAAGGTACGCCGGCGAGATTATTCACCGCGATCCGGACCAGCCGGACCAACAGGCCCTGTTTCGCATATTCCCGCAGATAGACCGCCGCCATCACACCGAAGGGCATCACCACGATCGTCATCAGGAACACCATCAAGACCGTGCCGAAAATCGCCGGAAAGATGCCGCCTTCGGTATTGGCTTCGCGCGGCTCGCCGGACAGAAACAGCCACAGGTTGCGCAGATAGGCGAGCGACTTCTCGATCCGATTCATCCCGTTCGGCCGGCTGACGGCAATGACCTGATCGAGCGAGAGGCGCATCGACCGTCCGTTGGAAAGGGTCAACAGGAGCGCCCTCTGCCCTGCTTCGTTGTGCAGTCGTTCGAGCGCCAGGGTCTTGGCGTGATACTCCTGTTCGAGCGCGGCGATCCGATCGAGGAGCAGGCGATCTTCGTCCGCTTCACGCCGGCTGAGTTGCCCGTCCAGCATGAAGGCCTGGCGTTGGAGTCTGACCTTTTCGATGCGATAGTTGATCTCGCCGATCTCATCCCGCTCCAGATGTTCGATCCGCCGGCGCAGCTGGTTCGCCTGCTCCACGAGGGTCACGATCTCCGACCAGTTGCTGCCGTCCTTGTTCGGCATCGTTCCATCTGCAGCCAGGGCAGTGATGCGGCCATAGGCCGGACCCCACTCGCGCCGTTCGACGAACACCAGGTCTTCCGGAATACTGGTCGCGACGATGTCCGCCGCATTGACCCAGCGATATTCGGCTCCGAACACATCGCGATTGCCCACTCGATAGCGATACCGGAGTTGTCCATCGGGCCTGTCCGGCGTGGCGGAATTGGGAATGACTTCTTGCCCCACCACCTGGCCGATGACGGTTTCCTGCTGTTTCAGCGTGACCTGCTGCAGGGTGGCAGGCCAGAACTGCCCCAGTCCGTTGACCATGATCAAGGCCAGCATCCCGCCCACCATGAGCAGGCTGATGGCCACGCCGGACGCGGTCATCCAGACGAACAGTTCGCCGCCTCGCCAGAAATGCTTCATCGCGTCGATCCTTTGCCCCTGTTACCCATGGCTGTACTTATCGCGCAGCCGCTGCCGGACGAGTTCGGCCAGCGAGTTGATCACGAACGTGACGACGAACAACAGCAAGGCGGCCAGGAACAAGACTCGATAGAGGCTCCCGCCGTGCGGGGCTTCCGGAATCTCGACCGCGATATTCGCCGACAGGGTTCGGAAGCCGTTCGCCCAGTTCCAATCCAGGATCGGCGTGTTGCCGGTCGCCATCAGCACGATCATGGTTTCGCCGATCGCCCGCCCGAACCCGATCATCACGGCGGAAAAGATGCCGGGGCTGGCGGAGAGCAGCACCAGGCGCAACACCGTTTGCCAGCGGGTTGCGCCCAGCGCCAGCGACCCGGCGATCTGGCTCTTCGGTACATTGGAGAGCGCCTCCTCGGCGATGCTGTAGATGACCGGGACGATGGCGAATCCCATGACGAGGCCCACCACCAATGCGTTGCGTTGATCGTACTGAATCCCGAGCCGGCTCAGGAGCCAGGCCTTGACGTCGCCGTCGAACCACCAGGCTTCGATGGAGGAATTCGCCCAGAGACAGCCGCCGATCCCGATCGCCAGGATGGGGATCAACAGGAGCGCTTCATTGCCGGGACGGAGATGACGTGTGATCGCAGGGGGGCAGAGATACCAGGCGAGCGAACTCACGATCACGAGGACCGGCAGGACGAGCGCCATGCCGGCGACGGCCGGCAACAATTGCTCGAGGAGCGGGGCCAGCCACAGCCCGGCGAGGAAGCCCAACACCACCGTCGGCAAGGCCGCCATG
Protein-coding regions in this window:
- a CDS encoding phosphate ABC transporter, ATP-binding protein PstB; this encodes MEVQSTNLTAAPLVTIRPTAPQARLARGQQAMASLVDAKILVRNLDFYYGQRQALFHVALTVRTNSVTSFIGPSGCGKSTLLRCLNRMNDLVEGARAVGRVELDGADIYDPDIDVTDLRKRVGMVFQKSNPFPKSIYDNVAYGPRLHGTKDKRTLDELVHHSLQGAGLWDEVKDRLAQSALGLSGGQQQRLCIARALAVQPEVILMDEPCSALDPIATGKIEELIFTLKNTYTVVIVTHNMQQAARVSDLCGFFLMGELVEFGDTKTIFTTPRDKRTEDYITGRFG
- a CDS encoding phosphate ABC transporter, permease protein PstA — its product is MKHFWRGGELFVWMTASGVAISLLMVGGMLALIMVNGLGQFWPATLQQVTLKQQETVIGQVVGQEVIPNSATPDRPDGQLRYRYRVGNRDVFGAEYRWVNAADIVATSIPEDLVFVERREWGPAYGRITALAADGTMPNKDGSNWSEIVTLVEQANQLRRRIEHLERDEIGEINYRIEKVRLQRQAFMLDGQLSRREADEDRLLLDRIAALEQEYHAKTLALERLHNEAGQRALLLTLSNGRSMRLSLDQVIAVSRPNGMNRIEKSLAYLRNLWLFLSGEPREANTEGGIFPAIFGTVLMVFLMTIVVMPFGVMAAVYLREYAKQGLLVRLVRIAVNNLAGVPSIVFGVFGLAFFVYALGGTIDQWLFPEALPNPTFGTGGILWASLTLALLTVPVVIVATEEGLSAVPRDFREGSVGLGATKFETIRHVILPCALPGILTGLILAMARAAGEVAPLMLTGVVKLAPALPLDEYLPFLHLDRKFMHLGFHIYDVGFQSPNVEAAKPMVYMTTLILILVVVLLNWAAVMLRNRLRKRFAASAV